A portion of the Calliphora vicina chromosome 5, idCalVici1.1, whole genome shotgun sequence genome contains these proteins:
- the LOC135961862 gene encoding scavenger receptor class B member 1, translating into MSGRKCLMCKLITLSIIGTTATLLFFISLNVNYQWELAKEHVRFRSGMPSQANWITSPYGRLKVYLFNVTNSEEFLNGTDTRIKFEQVGPIVYKLKGHNEIVHQSHDTLTYRKIRYGETAFDPESSCSPDILNQTIILPNLVLLGAAAKLHDWVFLVRHAFNAITINESVFLTKSINYFLWDFKLPALNMLSNYVPNIVANCGMLFNALREKNEEYNVRIGLDNGMENFFRVNTLNNKTYFHERSSQLKRDRRADDYCPVKFDNAFDNSLFPPFLKPGRDFNIVAIESCRTLKMKYDEIVEHMGLKSYRYTIGETGDMSGCLDSSMGIKLPKGLFDVSKCLFNDVPSAFSAPHFYGTEYNYSAHYEGLNPNKHEHEAHIILEPITGIPIEEKYRFQSNIPMPDMKGYNKDLQKFNKMIIPNFWYEYDLDDLPSIIQFLIKFNVKIVPILQPILMGLFVILAIYCYLKIYLLVKQLTLSDIFRKCCKRSK; encoded by the exons ATGTCTGGACGGAAATGTTTAATGT GCAAACTAATTACATTATCAATAATTGGTACGACAGCCACTCTACTATTTTTCATCTCCCTAAATGTCAACTATCAGTGGGAGCTGGCCAAAGAACATGTACGTTTTCGTAGTGGCATGCCTTCGCAGGCTAATTGGATTACCTCTCCCTATGGCCGCCTAAAGGTTTATCTCTTCAATGTCACCAACTCCGAAGAGTTTCTGAATGGCACCGATACTCGCATTAAATTCGAACAAGTCGGTCCCATTGTCTATAAACTAAAGGGCCACAATGAGATTGTGCATCAATCACACGACACTCTCACTTATCGCAAGATACGTTATGGCGAAACTGCATTTGATCCGGAATCAAGTTGTTCGCCTGATATTCTcaatcaaacaattattttgccGAATCTAGTGTTGCTGGGTGCTGCGGCCAAACTGCACGATTGGGTGTTTTTGGTGAGACATGCCTTCAATGCCATCACCATTAATGAATCGGTGTTTTTGACGAAAAGTATTAATTATTTCTTGTGGGACTTCAAATTGCCGGCATTGAATATGTTGTCGAATTATGTGCCaaatattgttgccaattgcgGTATGCTGTTCAAT GCTCTTCGTGAAAAGAATGAGGAATACAATGTCCGCATTGGCCTAGACAATGGcatggaaaattttttccgtGTCAACACACTCAACAATAAAACCTATTTCCACGAAAGAAGTTCACAATTGAAACGAGATCGTAGAGCTGACGACTATTGTCCCGTCAAATTCGACAATGCCTTTGATAATTCCTTGTTTCCACCCTTCCTAAAACCGGGCAGAGATTTCAACATAGTGGCCATCGAAAGTTGTCGcacattaaaaatgaaatacGATGAAATTGTTGAGCATATGGGTCTGAAAAGTTATCGCTATACGATTGGAGAGACTGGCGATATGTCTGGCTGTTTGGACTCTTCAATGGGTATAAAATTGCCAAAGGGTTTATTCGATGTATCCAAGTGTTTGTTTA ATGATGTTCCGTCTGCTTTCTCGGCTCCTCATTTCTATGGCACTGAATATAATTACTCGGCTCATTATGAAGGTCTTAATCCCAATAAACATGAGCATGAGGCTCATATTATATTGGAACCCATAACGGGTATACCTATCGAAGAGAAATATAGATTCCAGTCAAACATTCCCATGCCCGATATGAAGGGCTATAATAAGGACTTacaaaagtttaacaaaatgaTTATACCAAACTTTTGGTATGAATAT GACTTGGATGATCTGCCCTCCATAATtcaattcttaattaaatttaatgttaaaatagTTCCTATTTTACAGCCCATTTTAATGGGTCTATTTGTAATTTTAGCTATATATTGTTACCTTAAGATCTATTTATTAGTAAAACAATTAACATTAAGTGATATTTTCCGTAAATGCTGCAAAcgtagtaagtaa